A genomic window from Flavobacterium sp. I3-2 includes:
- the prfA gene encoding peptide chain release factor 1: MLDRLQYVKQRFDEVSDLIIQPDVIADQKRYVQLNKEYKDLKALVDKREEYINAVGNIEEANEIIADGSDAEMVEMAKMQLEEAKALLPELEEEIKFMLIPKDPEDAKNVMVEIRAGTGGDEASIFAGDLFRMYTKFCEAKGWRTSVVDLNEGTSGGFKEVIFEVTGEDVYGSLKYEAGVHRVQRVPQTETQGRVHTSAATVMVLPEAEEFDVQIDMNDVRVDFFCSSGPGGQSVNTTKSAVRLTHIPTGLVAQCQDQKSQHKNKDKALTVLRSRLYEMELAKKQAEDATKRSSQVSSGDRSAKIRTYNYPQGRVTDHRIGMDIFDMDGVMSGKIQKFIDELQLVANTEKLKESEVF, from the coding sequence ATGTTAGATAGATTACAATATGTAAAACAACGTTTTGACGAAGTTTCAGATTTGATTATTCAACCTGATGTTATCGCCGACCAAAAGCGTTATGTACAGTTAAATAAGGAATATAAAGATTTAAAAGCGTTAGTTGATAAACGCGAAGAATATATAAATGCAGTTGGTAACATTGAAGAAGCTAACGAAATAATTGCAGATGGTTCAGATGCCGAAATGGTTGAAATGGCTAAAATGCAATTAGAAGAAGCAAAAGCTCTTTTACCTGAATTAGAAGAAGAAATCAAATTTATGTTGATTCCTAAAGACCCGGAAGACGCTAAAAACGTTATGGTTGAAATCCGTGCGGGTACTGGAGGTGATGAAGCTTCTATTTTTGCTGGAGATTTATTCCGTATGTACACAAAATTCTGTGAAGCAAAAGGATGGAGAACTTCTGTTGTAGATTTAAACGAAGGAACTTCAGGTGGTTTCAAAGAGGTTATTTTTGAAGTTACTGGAGAAGACGTTTACGGAAGCTTAAAATACGAAGCAGGTGTTCACCGTGTACAACGTGTTCCTCAAACAGAAACACAAGGACGTGTGCATACATCGGCTGCAACAGTTATGGTTTTACCAGAAGCTGAAGAATTTGACGTTCAAATTGATATGAACGATGTTCGTGTGGACTTTTTCTGTTCATCAGGTCCTGGTGGTCAGTCGGTAAATACTACAAAATCAGCCGTTCGTTTAACACACATTCCAACTGGATTAGTGGCGCAATGTCAAGATCAAAAATCGCAACATAAAAACAAAGATAAAGCTTTAACCGTTTTGCGTTCTCGTTTATACGAAATGGAGTTGGCAAAGAAACAAGCTGAAGATGCTACAAAACGTTCTTCTCAGGTTTCTTCTGGTGACCGTTCGGCTAAAATTCGTACATACAATTATCCACAAGGTCGTGTAACAGACCACCGTATCGGAATGGATATTTTTGATATGGATGGTGTAATGAGTGGTAAAATTCAAAAATTTATCGATGAATTACAATTAGTTGCAAATACTGAAAAGTTAAAAGAATCTGAAGTATTTTAA
- a CDS encoding adenosylcobalamin-dependent ribonucleoside-diphosphate reductase: protein MNTLTFPEIKKIYSNEEAVSASTEYFKGDTLAATVFINKYALKDSEGNIYESTPDEMHKRIASEIARVEAKYSNPMTESEIFDLIKNFTYIIPQGSPMTGIGNPYQIASLSNCFVIGNKGESDSYGGIMKIDQEQVQLMKRRGGVGHDLSHIRPKGSGVKNSALTSTGLVPFMERYSNSTREVAQDGRRGALMLSVSINHPDSEGFIDAKLEQGKITGANVSVRIDDDFMRAVRDKKVYTQKYPIFSSNPAFSKEIQAHELWKKIVHNAWKSAEPGILFWDTIINESLPDCYADLGYKTVSTNPCGEIPLCPYDSCRLLAINLFSYVENPFTKEASFNFELFKKHVAIAQRMMDDIIDLELEKIDAILVKIDQDPEGEEVKHIERNLWLEIRKKAGEGRRTGVGITAEGDMLAALGIRYGSEEGNAFAVNIHKTLALAAYRSSVDMAKERGAFAIFDAKREANNPFMLRMKEADPALYNDMLEYGRRNIALLTIAPTGSTSLLSQTTSGIEPVFMPVYKRRRKVNPNDKDVRVDFIDEVGDSWEEYVVFHHKFKQWMEVNGINSSKNFSNEEIDELISQSPYFKATSNDVDWLSKVEMQGAIQKWVDHSISVTINIPNDATEELVDKLYMKAWEVGCKGVTVYRDGSRAGVLLANDKKEDKKENEVEIKETNFPTKRPQILDCDIVRFQNNKEKWIAFIGKIDDQPYEIFTGLADDEDGILIPRWVNEGFIIKNRDEKGNSRYDFQYINQRGYKTTIEGLSHRFNPEFWNYAKLISGTLRHGMAIDNVVELINSLQLDNESINTWKNGVARALKRFVPDGTEAKGQKCSNCQSTNLMYQEGCLTCKDCGSSKCG, encoded by the coding sequence ATGAATACACTTACTTTTCCTGAAATCAAGAAGATATACTCAAATGAGGAAGCAGTTTCTGCTTCAACAGAATACTTTAAAGGCGATACACTAGCTGCAACTGTATTTATTAATAAGTATGCATTAAAAGATTCTGAAGGTAATATTTATGAAAGTACTCCAGATGAAATGCACAAACGTATTGCATCTGAAATTGCAAGAGTAGAAGCTAAATATTCTAATCCGATGACTGAATCTGAAATCTTTGATTTAATCAAAAATTTCACATACATTATTCCTCAAGGTAGTCCAATGACAGGAATCGGAAATCCTTACCAAATTGCATCTTTATCGAATTGTTTCGTAATTGGTAATAAAGGAGAAAGTGATTCATACGGAGGAATCATGAAAATCGACCAAGAACAAGTTCAATTAATGAAACGTCGTGGTGGAGTAGGTCATGATTTATCTCACATCCGCCCAAAAGGTTCTGGAGTTAAAAACTCAGCTTTAACATCTACAGGATTGGTTCCGTTTATGGAGCGTTATTCAAACTCAACACGTGAAGTTGCTCAAGACGGACGTCGTGGTGCTTTGATGTTATCAGTTTCTATCAACCATCCAGATTCTGAAGGATTTATCGATGCGAAGTTAGAACAAGGTAAAATTACAGGTGCAAACGTTTCTGTTCGTATCGATGATGATTTTATGCGTGCGGTTCGCGATAAAAAAGTTTATACTCAGAAATATCCTATCTTTAGTTCAAATCCTGCTTTTTCAAAAGAAATTCAAGCGCATGAATTATGGAAAAAAATTGTTCATAATGCTTGGAAATCAGCAGAACCAGGAATTTTATTCTGGGATACAATCATCAACGAATCGTTGCCAGATTGTTACGCTGACTTAGGATACAAAACCGTTTCTACAAATCCATGTGGAGAAATTCCTTTATGTCCGTATGATTCTTGTCGTTTATTAGCGATTAATTTATTTTCATACGTAGAAAATCCATTTACAAAAGAAGCTTCTTTCAATTTCGAATTATTCAAAAAACACGTGGCAATTGCACAACGTATGATGGATGATATTATTGATTTAGAATTAGAAAAAATCGATGCTATTTTAGTTAAGATTGATCAAGATCCAGAAGGAGAAGAAGTAAAACATATCGAAAGAAATTTATGGTTAGAAATCCGTAAAAAAGCGGGTGAAGGACGTAGAACTGGAGTTGGAATTACAGCAGAAGGTGATATGTTAGCAGCATTAGGAATTCGTTACGGAAGTGAAGAAGGAAATGCGTTTGCTGTAAATATTCATAAAACTTTGGCTTTGGCTGCTTACCGTTCATCAGTTGATATGGCTAAAGAACGTGGTGCCTTTGCAATATTTGATGCAAAACGCGAAGCAAATAATCCGTTTATGTTACGTATGAAAGAAGCTGACCCAGCTCTTTATAATGATATGTTAGAATACGGACGTAGAAATATTGCTTTATTAACGATTGCTCCAACCGGAAGTACTTCGTTATTATCGCAAACTACATCTGGAATCGAACCTGTGTTTATGCCAGTTTACAAACGTCGTCGTAAAGTAAATCCAAACGACAAAGATGTTCGTGTTGATTTTATTGATGAAGTTGGAGATTCTTGGGAAGAATATGTAGTTTTCCATCATAAATTCAAACAATGGATGGAAGTGAACGGAATTAATTCTTCTAAAAACTTCTCGAATGAAGAAATCGATGAGTTAATTTCGCAATCGCCATATTTCAAAGCTACATCAAATGATGTGGATTGGTTAAGTAAAGTTGAAATGCAAGGAGCAATCCAAAAATGGGTTGACCACTCAATTTCTGTAACGATTAATATTCCAAACGATGCAACTGAAGAATTGGTTGATAAGTTGTACATGAAAGCTTGGGAAGTTGGTTGTAAAGGTGTGACGGTTTACCGTGATGGCTCACGTGCCGGAGTTCTTTTGGCAAATGACAAAAAAGAAGATAAAAAAGAAAACGAAGTAGAAATTAAAGAAACTAATTTCCCTACAAAACGTCCACAAATATTAGATTGTGATATTGTTCGTTTCCAAAACAACAAAGAAAAATGGATTGCATTTATTGGAAAAATTGATGACCAACCGTATGAAATTTTTACCGGTTTAGCTGATGACGAAGACGGAATTTTAATTCCACGTTGGGTTAACGAAGGATTTATTATCAAAAATAGAGATGAAAAAGGAAATTCTAGATACGATTTCCAATACATCAACCAACGCGGTTATAAAACAACTATCGAAGGTTTATCGCACCGTTTTAATCCTGAATTCTGGAATTATGCTAAATTAATTTCGGGTACTTTAAGACACGGAATGGCAATTGACAATGTGGTTGAATTAATCAACTCATTACAATTAGATAACGAATCAATCAACACTTGGAAAAACGGAGTTGCTCGTGCATTAAAACGTTTTGTGCCGGACGGAACTGAAGCTAAAGGTCAAAAATGTTCAAACTGTCAATCTACGAATTTAATGTATCAAGAAGGTTGTTTAACTTGTAAAGATTGTGGTTCATCTAAATGTGGATAA
- a CDS encoding YceI family protein: MKKSILALAVIATVFASCKKEEPKVNEEQVLEEVVLEEVAYTNKLEWTAYKTPEKIGVNGTFNTIEVTGVKDSGVVDQDYTGAAFKITTSSVNTKDAGRDDKLKAGFFGLLAGDINGKFVSFQNGKAVVELTMNDVTKTKDFTYTVVDNVLKMNGEIDIIEDFDGTKAFNSIHELCKELHMDKTWTQVTLNVEIAKK; this comes from the coding sequence ATGAAAAAGTCAATATTAGCTCTTGCAGTGATTGCTACTGTATTTGCTTCTTGTAAAAAAGAAGAACCAAAAGTTAACGAAGAACAAGTTTTAGAAGAAGTTGTTTTAGAAGAAGTTGCTTATACTAATAAATTAGAGTGGACGGCATATAAAACTCCTGAGAAAATTGGAGTTAACGGAACATTCAATACCATTGAAGTTACTGGAGTTAAAGATTCTGGTGTAGTTGACCAAGATTATACAGGAGCTGCTTTTAAAATCACAACTTCATCAGTTAATACAAAAGATGCAGGTCGTGATGATAAATTAAAAGCAGGTTTCTTTGGTTTACTAGCTGGTGATATCAACGGAAAATTTGTTTCTTTTCAAAACGGTAAAGCAGTTGTTGAATTAACAATGAACGATGTAACTAAAACAAAAGACTTCACTTATACAGTGGTTGATAATGTTTTAAAAATGAACGGAGAAATCGACATCATCGAAGATTTTGACGGTACAAAAGCGTTTAATAGTATTCATGAATTATGTAAAGAATTACACATGGATAAAACTTGGACACAAGTTACTTTAAATGTAGAAATAGCTAAAAAATAA
- a CDS encoding vancomycin high temperature exclusion protein — translation MKYIIASGDNSVEGYNEPEEMKLELIERGIPEEHIFLDFAGFRTLDSVVRTNEIFSQDDIIIISQKFHNQRTIYIADKYGIEAFGFNAKDVNTVTISKTQVREYFARLKVFLDILRRTEPKFKGDKIKIE, via the coding sequence ATAAAATATATAATAGCCTCAGGCGATAATAGTGTTGAAGGCTATAATGAACCTGAAGAAATGAAATTAGAATTGATTGAAAGAGGAATTCCAGAAGAACATATTTTTCTAGATTTTGCAGGTTTTCGTACTTTGGATTCAGTAGTTCGTACTAATGAAATTTTCAGTCAAGACGATATAATTATCATTTCACAAAAATTTCATAATCAACGCACTATTTATATTGCTGATAAATATGGTATTGAAGCATTCGGATTTAATGCAAAAGATGTCAATACAGTTACCATTTCAAAAACACAAGTACGAGAATACTTTGCGCGCTTAAAAGTTTTTTTAGATATTCTTAGACGCACAGAACCTAAGTTTAAAGGAGATAAAATTAAAATTGAATAA
- a CDS encoding CotH kinase family protein, which produces MKSYKLLIIFIFISIKMHANETIIVNQNQFFIDTTNHIVLTNMDIDYINTNWIGLKTNIMIGELCSFISPVSTIEIGTPYSIFIPSQNSNFILYFTEFPIISISTSNTIVDEPDVWANFKMIEKNQNYLESDIGIQYRGGYSQSLPKKSMEIKFWTDALGTDTEDHSLLNMVTEDSWNLQAMANEPLRIRNKTNFDIWRIINDLHYIENEPEAINAVRMNYVELFVNNEYRGIYCLGEKVKRKQLKLKKHNGTIRGELYKGDHWGNTTFYTLPPFDNNSDIWDGFEYKHPDEEINWQNLYDLSDFIINSTDTDFYANYSTKFHIDNLVDYYIFLNLLRATDNTGKNIYIAKYDTNTPYFYVPWDLDGTFGTMWTGSNDTETQDLLTNGFYDRLINDCSENGFRDKLRSKWQSLRQNDITHSSIMNMFNTNYNLLLQNGVYERETLVWDDFDYYTGNLTYMSDWITDRLSYLDTVFNEECDILSRNEFDSQKNNFKIYPNPASDFVEINSTIESIFSLEIYNNLGQIVLTENFNTQQKQIDLSNLSNGIYIFKIKNKDLQEVHKIIVNR; this is translated from the coding sequence ATGAAATCATATAAATTACTTATTATATTCATTTTTATATCCATAAAGATGCATGCAAATGAAACTATAATTGTAAATCAGAATCAATTTTTTATTGATACAACAAATCATATAGTTTTAACAAACATGGATATTGATTATATAAATACCAATTGGATAGGATTAAAGACAAATATCATGATTGGTGAATTATGTTCTTTTATAAGTCCTGTTTCCACAATTGAAATCGGAACACCATATTCCATTTTCATACCATCACAAAATTCCAATTTTATACTTTATTTTACCGAGTTTCCTATAATCTCAATTTCAACATCAAACACAATTGTTGACGAACCAGATGTGTGGGCTAATTTTAAAATGATTGAAAAAAATCAGAATTATTTAGAGTCTGATATTGGTATTCAATATCGAGGTGGTTATAGTCAAAGCCTTCCTAAAAAATCAATGGAAATTAAGTTTTGGACAGATGCATTAGGAACAGATACTGAGGACCATTCATTATTAAACATGGTTACAGAAGATAGTTGGAATTTACAAGCTATGGCAAATGAACCATTAAGAATTCGTAATAAAACAAATTTCGACATTTGGAGAATAATCAATGATTTACATTATATTGAAAACGAACCCGAAGCTATTAATGCTGTAAGAATGAATTATGTTGAACTCTTCGTTAATAATGAATATCGTGGAATTTATTGTTTGGGAGAAAAAGTTAAAAGAAAACAATTAAAATTAAAAAAACATAACGGAACAATTCGTGGCGAATTATACAAAGGTGACCATTGGGGAAACACAACCTTCTATACCTTACCTCCTTTTGATAACAACTCTGATATATGGGATGGATTCGAATATAAACATCCAGATGAAGAAATTAATTGGCAAAATTTATATGATTTAAGTGATTTTATAATTAACTCAACAGATACCGATTTTTATGCAAATTACAGTACAAAATTCCATATTGATAATTTAGTAGATTATTATATTTTCTTAAACTTGTTAAGAGCCACGGACAATACCGGTAAAAACATTTACATTGCAAAATACGATACAAACACACCGTACTTTTATGTACCTTGGGATTTAGATGGAACTTTTGGAACCATGTGGACGGGATCTAATGATACTGAAACACAAGATCTTTTAACCAATGGCTTTTATGATCGTTTAATTAACGATTGTAGTGAAAATGGATTTCGTGATAAACTACGTTCAAAATGGCAATCACTAAGACAAAATGATATTACACATTCTTCAATAATGAACATGTTTAATACAAATTATAATTTATTATTACAAAACGGAGTTTATGAAAGAGAAACTCTAGTTTGGGATGATTTTGATTATTATACAGGAAATCTGACCTATATGTCAGATTGGATAACAGATAGATTATCTTATCTCGACACAGTTTTTAATGAAGAATGTGATATACTTTCTAGAAATGAATTCGATTCACAAAAAAATAATTTCAAGATTTATCCAAATCCAGCTTCAGATTTCGTTGAAATCAATTCAACAATTGAATCAATTTTTAGTCTAGAAATTTACAATAATTTAGGTCAAATCGTACTAACAGAAAATTTTAATACTCAACAAAAACAAATAGATTTATCTAATTTGAGTAACGGAATTTATATCTTTAAAATAAAGAATAAAGATTTACAAGAAGTTCATAAAATCATTGTAAATAGATAA
- a CDS encoding ABC transporter substrate-binding protein: MLTITDQIGVTYTFETAPKRIVSLVPSQTETLFELGLEDKIIGITKFCVHPYHLKATKLSIGGTKKVHVEKIRALNPDIIVANKEENTLEIVESLKNICPVWVTDVRSVEDSVQMIADFGEIFNRRTDAKKWIEKTQFALDDFQKFVSDKPTRKSAYLIWREPYMAAGKDTFINTLLTLNNFTNIYDNREDRYPEVEIRKMRIQGDPDVVFLSSEPYPFKEEHAFEIGRSTHHAKTVFVDGEMFSWHGVRLVRAFEYFKILHDRLGDE; this comes from the coding sequence ATGCTTACAATCACAGATCAAATAGGAGTAACATATACTTTTGAAACGGCACCAAAACGTATCGTTTCTTTGGTTCCTTCACAAACTGAAACTTTATTTGAGTTAGGTTTAGAAGATAAAATTATTGGTATTACCAAATTTTGTGTGCATCCGTATCATTTAAAAGCAACTAAATTATCGATTGGTGGAACTAAGAAAGTTCATGTCGAAAAAATTCGAGCTTTAAATCCCGATATTATTGTTGCTAATAAAGAAGAAAACACCTTAGAAATTGTTGAATCGTTAAAAAATATTTGTCCAGTTTGGGTTACAGATGTTCGTTCAGTTGAAGATAGTGTTCAAATGATTGCTGATTTTGGTGAAATTTTTAATAGAAGAACCGATGCTAAAAAATGGATTGAGAAAACGCAATTTGCTCTAGATGATTTTCAGAAATTTGTTTCGGACAAACCAACACGTAAATCGGCTTATTTGATTTGGCGTGAACCTTATATGGCTGCAGGAAAAGATACGTTTATTAATACGTTGTTAACTTTAAATAACTTTACTAATATTTATGATAATCGTGAGGATCGTTATCCTGAAGTTGAAATCCGAAAAATGCGAATTCAGGGAGATCCTGATGTTGTTTTCTTATCATCGGAACCTTACCCGTTTAAAGAAGAACATGCTTTTGAAATTGGCAGAAGTACACATCATGCGAAAACCGTTTTTGTTGATGGCGAAATGTTTTCTTGGCATGGTGTTCGATTGGTTCGTGCATTTGAATATTTTAAGATTTTACACGATCGTTTAGGTGACGAATAA
- the pyrF gene encoding orotidine-5'-phosphate decarboxylase, whose amino-acid sequence MTTKQLVEQIRTKKSFLCIGLDVDLNKIPHHLLQTEDPIFEFNKAIIDATHDLCVSYKPNTAFYEAYGIKGWQSLAKTINYINEKYPEIFTIADAKRGDIGNTSTMYAKAFFEDLAFDSVTVAPYMGKDSVEPFLAFKDKHTIMLALTSNEGAFDFQTKTVDGEELYKKVIQTSKKWHHSENLMYVVGATKAEYFKEIRQIVPNNFLLVPGVGAQGGSLKDVCQFGLNKQIGLLINSSRGIIYASNGTDFATAARNEALKLQKEMEVILSFNF is encoded by the coding sequence ATGACAACAAAACAACTGGTAGAACAAATTCGTACAAAAAAATCATTTTTATGTATTGGTTTAGATGTCGATTTAAATAAAATTCCACACCATTTATTACAAACCGAAGACCCAATTTTTGAATTCAATAAAGCCATCATCGATGCAACACATGATTTATGTGTTTCGTATAAACCCAATACAGCTTTTTACGAAGCTTACGGAATCAAAGGTTGGCAATCTTTAGCAAAAACCATTAATTACATCAACGAAAAATATCCTGAAATTTTCACAATTGCCGATGCAAAACGCGGTGATATCGGAAATACTTCAACCATGTACGCAAAAGCTTTTTTCGAAGATTTAGCTTTCGATTCGGTAACTGTTGCTCCGTACATGGGAAAAGATTCAGTGGAACCATTCTTAGCTTTTAAAGATAAACATACCATTATGTTAGCTTTAACTTCAAACGAAGGTGCTTTTGATTTTCAGACTAAAACAGTTGATGGTGAAGAACTTTATAAAAAAGTTATTCAAACATCAAAAAAATGGCATCATTCAGAAAATTTAATGTATGTGGTTGGAGCAACAAAAGCTGAGTATTTTAAAGAAATCCGTCAAATTGTACCAAATAATTTTTTGTTGGTTCCTGGAGTTGGCGCTCAAGGCGGAAGTTTAAAAGATGTTTGTCAGTTTGGTTTAAACAAACAAATTGGTTTATTAATCAATTCTTCACGTGGAATTATTTACGCTTCAAACGGAACTGATTTTGCAACTGCAGCTCGTAACGAAGCTTTAAAACTTCAAAAAGAAATGGAAGTAATTCTTTCGTTTAATTTTTAA
- the purB gene encoding adenylosuccinate lyase — MLTELNAISPIDGRYRSKTQALAPYFSEEALIKYRVLVEVEYFIALCELPLPQLQNIDKVIYPSLRKIYEDFSTEDALWIKETEKTTNHDVKAVEYFIKQAFDKLGLHEHKEFIHFGLTSQDINNTAIPLSTKDAFSNVYMPTLINVINKLKELSMEWKDVPMLARTHGQPASPTRLGKEIHVFVVRLEEQLRLLNNVPFAAKFGGATGNFNAHFVAYPTNDWKQFGEDFVEGILGLKHSFPTTQIEHYDHFAAFFDALKRINTILIDLDRDIWQYVSMEYFKQKIKAGEIGSSAMPHKVNPIDFENSEGNLGIANAIFEHLAAKLPISRQQRDLTDSTVLRNVGVPMGHTIIAFEATLKGLNKLLLNESKFEQDLENNWAVVAEAIQTILRREAYPNPYEALKDLTRTNTAITRESIQEFISNLNVSDEIKSELKQITPSTYLGIQF, encoded by the coding sequence ATGCTTACAGAATTAAATGCTATTTCACCAATTGATGGTCGTTATAGAAGTAAAACACAAGCTTTAGCACCTTATTTTTCTGAGGAAGCTTTAATTAAATATCGCGTTTTGGTAGAGGTTGAATATTTTATTGCACTTTGTGAATTGCCTTTACCTCAATTACAAAATATTGACAAAGTTATTTATCCGTCGTTACGTAAAATTTATGAAGATTTTTCTACGGAAGATGCTTTATGGATTAAAGAAACTGAGAAAACAACCAATCATGATGTAAAAGCTGTTGAGTATTTTATTAAGCAAGCTTTTGACAAATTAGGTTTACATGAACATAAAGAATTTATCCATTTCGGATTAACTTCTCAAGATATAAATAATACCGCAATTCCATTATCTACAAAAGATGCGTTTTCAAATGTTTATATGCCAACTTTAATCAACGTAATTAACAAGTTGAAAGAGTTAAGCATGGAATGGAAAGACGTTCCGATGTTAGCAAGAACGCATGGTCAACCTGCATCTCCAACACGTTTAGGAAAAGAGATTCATGTTTTTGTTGTGCGTTTAGAAGAGCAATTACGTTTGTTAAACAACGTTCCGTTTGCTGCTAAATTTGGTGGCGCAACCGGTAATTTTAATGCACATTTTGTAGCTTATCCTACAAACGATTGGAAACAATTTGGAGAAGATTTTGTTGAAGGAATTTTAGGATTAAAACATTCATTCCCAACAACACAAATTGAACATTACGATCATTTTGCTGCATTTTTTGATGCATTAAAACGTATTAATACCATTTTAATTGACTTAGATCGTGACATTTGGCAATATGTTTCAATGGAATATTTCAAGCAAAAAATAAAAGCTGGAGAGATTGGTTCATCAGCGATGCCACATAAAGTAAATCCGATTGATTTTGAAAATTCTGAAGGTAACTTAGGAATTGCAAATGCTATTTTTGAACATTTAGCAGCAAAACTTCCAATTTCTCGTCAACAAAGAGATTTAACAGATAGTACTGTTTTACGTAATGTGGGTGTTCCAATGGGACATACAATTATTGCTTTTGAAGCAACATTAAAAGGATTGAATAAATTGTTATTAAACGAATCTAAATTCGAACAAGATCTAGAAAATAATTGGGCGGTTGTAGCTGAAGCCATTCAAACGATTTTGAGAAGAGAAGCTTATCCAAATCCGTATGAAGCATTAAAAGATTTAACTCGTACAAATACTGCAATTACTAGAGAATCTATTCAAGAATTTATTTCTAATTTAAATGTTTCTGATGAAATAAAATCTGAATTAAAACAAATTACACCTAGTACTTATTTAGGAATTCAATTTTAA
- a CDS encoding 3-hydroxyacyl-CoA dehydrogenase, producing MNIKNVTVAGSGVLGYQIAFQTAFHGFKVTVYDINDEVLEKAKSKFDTLANAYKRDLNANDEQLNNTFQNLQYNSNLAEAVKNADLVIEAIPENLASKFSFYKQLANLAPEKTLFATNSSTLLPSMFAQATGRPKKFCALHFANTIWINNTAEIMGHSETSKETFDTIVDFAKAIGMVTLPLHKEQPGYILNSLLVPFLSAATNLLINEVSDIETIDKTWMIATGAPIGPFAILDIVGITTAYNINQMAAQKTNDPLKIKTVEYLKQHFIDQNKLGVATGEGFYKYPNPAYKDKDFLK from the coding sequence ATGAATATTAAAAATGTTACAGTTGCAGGAAGTGGTGTTTTAGGTTATCAAATTGCATTTCAAACGGCATTTCATGGTTTTAAAGTAACTGTTTACGATATAAACGATGAGGTTTTAGAGAAAGCAAAATCAAAATTTGATACGTTAGCAAATGCTTATAAACGCGATTTAAATGCAAACGATGAACAGTTAAATAATACGTTCCAAAATCTACAATACAACTCAAATCTAGCAGAAGCTGTAAAAAATGCTGATTTAGTAATTGAAGCCATTCCAGAGAATCTGGCTAGCAAATTTAGTTTCTATAAACAACTAGCAAATTTAGCTCCAGAAAAAACGTTGTTCGCTACAAATTCGTCAACCTTATTACCAAGTATGTTTGCACAAGCAACGGGGCGTCCAAAGAAATTCTGTGCTTTACATTTCGCTAATACAATTTGGATAAATAATACAGCCGAAATCATGGGACATTCCGAAACCTCAAAAGAAACATTCGATACTATTGTTGACTTTGCAAAAGCTATCGGAATGGTAACTTTACCACTTCATAAAGAACAGCCAGGCTACATCCTAAATTCTTTATTAGTACCTTTTTTAAGCGCGGCAACAAACCTACTTATAAACGAAGTTTCGGACATCGAAACCATTGATAAAACTTGGATGATTGCAACTGGTGCGCCAATTGGTCCTTTTGCAATTTTAGATATTGTTGGTATCACAACGGCATATAACATCAACCAAATGGCGGCTCAAAAAACAAATGATCCACTTAAAATAAAAACAGTTGAGTATCTTAAGCAGCATTTTATCGATCAAAATAAGTTGGGAGTTGCAACTGGTGAAGGTTTTTACAAATACCCAAATCCGGCTTATAAAGACAAAGATTTTTTGAAATAA